The following coding sequences are from one Streptococcus mitis window:
- the sodA gene encoding superoxide dismutase SodA — MAIILPELPYAYDALEPYIDAETMHLHHDKHHQTYVNNANAALEKHPEIGEDLEALLADVESIPADIRQALINNGGGHLNHALFWELMTPEKTAPSAELAAAIDATFGSFEEFQAAFTAAATTRFGSGWAWLVVNKEGKLEVTSTANQDTPISEGKKPILGLDVWEHAYYVKYRNVRPDYIKAFFSVINWNKVDELYAAAK; from the coding sequence ATGGCTATTATCTTACCAGAACTTCCATATGCATACGACGCTTTGGAACCATACATCGATGCGGAAACAATGCACTTGCACCATGACAAACACCATCAAACTTATGTCAACAATGCTAATGCAGCTCTTGAAAAACACCCTGAAATCGGTGAAGATCTTGAAGCCTTGCTTGCTGATGTAGAATCTATCCCAGCTGATATCCGTCAAGCGCTTATTAACAATGGTGGTGGACACTTGAACCACGCTCTTTTCTGGGAATTGATGACTCCTGAAAAAACAGCTCCTTCAGCAGAACTTGCAGCAGCAATCGATGCAACATTTGGTTCATTTGAAGAATTCCAAGCAGCCTTCACTGCAGCAGCAACAACTCGTTTTGGTTCTGGATGGGCATGGTTGGTTGTCAACAAAGAGGGTAAACTTGAAGTGACTTCAACAGCAAATCAAGACACACCAATCTCAGAAGGCAAAAAACCAATCTTGGGCTTGGACGTTTGGGAACATGCTTACTACGTAAAATACCGCAACGTGCGTCCTGACTACATCAAAGCTTTCTTCTCAGTGATCAACTGGAACAAAGTAGATGAATTGTACGCAGCTGCTAAATAA